AGAAGCTCGTACTCCGGTTCGTCGCGCGTGCGGCGGGCACTCTCCTCGCGCAGGCGGTCGTACGGGTAGGCGGCGTGCGGATACTTGTACAGCGCACGCATGTACGCGTGGCTCGGCACGTTGTCCAGGTAGTACCAGAGCTCCTTGGCGTCCTCGCCGTGGTTGCCCTCGTTGCCGGTGAGGCCGAAGAAGCGCTCCTTGAGATACGGATCGCGCCCGTTCCACAGGGCGAGGGAGAAGCAGAGGCGCTGGCTCTGGTCGCAGATGCCCAGCAGCCCGTCCTCATTCCAGCGGTACGCGCGCGAGCGGGCGTGTTCGTGCGGGAAGGTGCTCCACGCCTCGCCGTCCGCGCTGTAGTCCTCGCGCACCGTGCCCCATGCGCGCTCCGACAGGTACGGGCCCCACAGCCGCCAGTCGGCCGTGCCCTCGCGCGCATCGGCCAGGCGGGCGTGCTCGGGCGTGAGGGGCGGCGGGGGCGGGGTGGCGGGGGGAGTCTCGGCCGGCATCAGTACAGCGTCACCTGCTGGGTGAGGCCGCCGTCCACGTAGTAGGTGCTGCCCGTCACGTACTCCGCGTCGTCGCTGGCGAGGAAGACGGCGACCGCGGCCACCTCCTCCGGCCGCCCGAAGCGCCCCCAGGGGATCTCGCTCACGGCGTTCTTCATCGCCTCGGGGTCTTCCAGCACGTACTTGTTGATGGGCGTGGCGATGGCGCCCGGGGCGATGTTGTTCACGTTGATGCGGTGCGGTGCCAGCTCCATCGCCAGGTTGCGCATCATCATGCGGATGCCGCCCTTGGACGCGCAGTACGATGTGTAGCCGGGGAACGGGATGTCTTCGTGGACCGACGAGACGTAGATCAGCTTCCCTCCCCCGCCCTGCTTCACCATCTCGCGCGCCGCGGCCTGGCTCACGACCATCGCGCCGTAGAGGTTCACGTTCAGTACGCGGT
This region of Longimicrobiaceae bacterium genomic DNA includes:
- a CDS encoding glucose 1-dehydrogenase — encoded protein: MRLKDKVALVTGASSGIGEGIAARFAAEGAHVCVNYRPGSPPDEAAAKKAIESFGIKAIAVEADVSKREDVERMVAEVVSTFGRIDIAVNNAGIEIKRPFLEQTDEEWHRVLNVNLYGAMVVSQAAAREMVKQGGGGKLIYVSSVHEDIPFPGYTSYCASKGGIRMMMRNLAMELAPHRINVNNIAPGAIATPINKYVLEDPEAMKNAVSEIPWGRFGRPEEVAAVAVFLASDDAEYVTGSTYYVDGGLTQQVTLY